A section of the Humulus lupulus chromosome 2, drHumLupu1.1, whole genome shotgun sequence genome encodes:
- the LOC133817994 gene encoding zinc-finger homeodomain protein 9-like — translation MEITPTITTTTATNTGSTKSPEAESETPTRIQPIKPVSISNGVLKRHNPHHHHHHHHHHLAAATPVVVSYRECLKNHAATLGGHALDGCGEYMPSPTATSTDPTSLKCAACGCHRNYHRREPDEQALPHPTTTHVIEYQPHHRHHPPPPPPHHGGNRSPNSASPPPISSSYYPSAPHMLLALSTGLSGPGAQENACGVGVAGGGGMVTPSSNSRKRFRTKFSQEQKEKMYQFAERVGWKMQKRDEDIVMEFCNEVGVDKGVLKVWMHNNKNTLGKKDVNGGSGGRSNNILEQTHNNGGSSNNNTNNNSENDNDNMQNLNHYKDDDGVAHVATNGSSSSS, via the coding sequence ATGGAAATAACCCCTACAatcaccaccaccaccgccactAACACAGGTAGTACGAAATCCCCAGAAGCTGAAAGCGAAACTCCGACCCGGATCCAACCCATTAAGCCTGTGTCCATTAGCAACGGAGTACTCAAACGCCACAACCCtcaccaccatcaccaccaccatcaccaccactTAGCGGCGGCAACCCCCGTAGTTGTTTCATACAGAGAATGCCTCAAAAACCACGCGGCAACCTTGGGAGGCCACGCCCTCGACGGCTGCGGCGAGTACATGCCTTCGCCCACGGCTACATCCACCGACCCAACTTCGCTCAAATGCGCTGCCTGTGGTTGCCACCGTAATTACCACCGCCGTGAGCCTGATGAGCAAGCTCTACCTCATCCAACAACTACCCATGTCATCGAGTACCAGCCTCACCACCGCCACCATCCTCCTCCCCCTCCCCCCCACCACGGCGGGAATCGGAGCCCCAATTCAGCTTCGCCTCCGCCGATCTCTTCGTCTTACTACCCATCGGCGCCCCACATGCTGTTAGCTCTTTCGACGGGGCTATCGGGTCCCGGGGCACAAGAGAACGCGTGTGGGGTTGGGGTGGCCGGTGGTGGTGGGATGGTGACACCGAGTTCCAACTCTCGGAAAAGGTTCAGGACGAAGTTCAGTCAGGAACAGAAAGAGAAGATGTACCAATTCGCGGAGCGGGTCGGGTGGAAGATGCAGAAGAGAGATGAGGATATTGTTATGGAGTTCTGCAATGAAGTTGGCGTGGACAAAGGGGTTCTCAAGGTCTGGATGCATAATAACAAGAACACACTTGGGAAGAAAGACGTTAATGGTGGCAGTGGGGGGAGGAGCAACAATATCCTCGAGCAAACCCATAACAATGGcggcagcagcaacaacaacaccaACAACAACAGTGAAAACGACAACGACAACATGCAGAATCTCAACCATTATAAAGATGATGATGGTGTAGCTCATGTTGCAACTAATgggtcatcttcttcttcttga